TGGATGGCTCTTCCTATTTTCGGGCTAGCTCAAGAAATTATATTTAAAAGTTCTATGGATTCTAGACTGTTTTTAATTCCACTAGTACCAACTATTATTTATCATTTATTTGGGGCTCTTCCTTCAGTAATGAAATCCAAATATAGAATAGATCTAACTTTAAATTGGGTTAATAGGGGTGCTGTCGGATTTGATTGGCTAGGTTCTTGGATAGGAGTAGTATTTGCCTGGGTCCTTTTAGTTTCGTCGGCATTTGCTATTTATTATTTAAATCCAAAAAAAATAGACAAAACTGATAATTCGGAAGAGGAAAAATAGAAATACTGTGCGCTTCTCCTGAAAGGATGCCGATCTATAACTATTTATTTCAATTACTTTTAAGCTATTAATCTGATTACATATTTAAAACTATATATGGTTAACTGCTTGTCAGATTAAGATTCTAGCAAGGCCCATTGTTGAAAAACATTTAAATTGGAATTATAAATAATGATTCTAACTTAATAGACTTGTCACAAGGAATTTTGTACAATAGATTTATATAAACATATTAAGTTAGAAAGAAGGATCATCGTTTTTTAATATAAAGATTGCCAATGCCGGTAATTGCCGCATAAATAAAACCATAAATCCATATATATAAGGTGGGTATATTCTCAATTTTTAAAAACATTAGTATATTTAAAATCAAGAATAGTATAAAAATAAAACCATGAGAAGTATAGGAAGAAAATCGGAGTATATTGTTGATTACTCTTTCATCTACTTCAGGTATATTCTCCTTTTTCTCTTTATTCTTCTTATTCTTTTTATAGATAATAAACAATTGTGTAATATATGCTAGAGCAATACCTGTAATACCTCCAGTAATTATAACAGAATTAACATTTTCTCCCACAAAAAAGATAACTGCACCAAATCCGATTACTGATATAAAAAGTTGGAATAATAAGGATCTATAAGGATTTTTAGGTTTATTATTTTTATTAGACATTATTAATCTTCCTCCTTTAAAATAAATATTTCCTCAATAGTCACATCAAAGTAAGCAATTAATTTGAGAGCCAGTTTTAAACTTGGATTATACTTATTATTTTCAATGGCATGGATAGTCTGCCTAGTAACCTGCAAGTCTTTTGCCATTTTTGTTTGGCTAATGCCTTTTTCCTCCCGTAATTTCCTAATAAAATTCACTACCTCCATAAAGTGGGCCTCCAAACACTGTAAAGTTTTCTTTACGGATATACTATCATAAACTAAATGAACTGTAAAGAAAGCTTTACAGTTCATTTAAGAATAAAAATATTTGATGTTAATTTGTTTGGTAAATTAAAACCTAGTAGATAGCGACTAGGTTTTTGTGTATTAATAGCATTTAAAGAAACAATATAGTATAATTAGCATTAAAGACAGGAGGCATATTTGTGAATATAAAGGAAAGAGTAAACAAATTAAGAAATCTAATGAGTAAAAAAGGCGTTACTGCATACATTATACCAACAGCAGATCCTCATCAATCAGAATATCCAGCAGATAGGTATAAAAG
The nucleotide sequence above comes from Tissierellales bacterium. Encoded proteins:
- a CDS encoding helix-turn-helix transcriptional regulator — encoded protein: MEVVNFIRKLREEKGISQTKMAKDLQVTRQTIHAIENNKYNPSLKLALKLIAYFDVTIEEIFILKEED